The window TGGCAGCTCCAATGGACCAGCGCATCGCCGTTCCCATCGACGACCCCAACGCCGACACAGAATGGTCAGTAATACCTTTTCATCCTCACCCTACAACCAACTAACCCCTATAAGGAATGAAATCCTCCGCAAACACAAAATCATCCCCGAAaagccaccctcccccacccccatgaTCCAAGAAGCCATCCTCGAAGCCCGCCGCCTCGCCCACGAAAACCGCCTCGAAGGCAAAGACCTCTCGGACCTCGACTCTctcgaagacgaagaagacgaagattTCCTTGAATCCTACCGCCAGAAACGCCTCCAGGAGCTCTCGGCCCTCTCCAAAAAGTCCATCCACGGCTCTGTCTACCCCCTATCCAAGCCAGACTACCAACGCGACGTAACCGAAGCCTCCAACAACGGCCCCGTCTTCGTccacctcgcctcctccctctccaccaacgtCGAGTCCCGCGTTCTGGGCCAACTGTGGCGTCAGGCAGCAGAGGAATACGGTGACATAAAGTTCTGCGAGATGCCCGCTAACCGAGCGATCGAGGGGTACCCCGAGAAGAACTGCCCTACCATCTTGGTTTACAAAAACGGGGATATTGTCAAGCAGATTGTCACGCTTATGACGGTGGGTGGGCCAAGGATGAGCATGCTCGAGTTGGATAATCTATTGGTTGAAGTGGGGGCAGTGAAGGAGAATGACATGCGGGTGttgaagcggaggagggaggcggaagatgccgaagaggagaggattgtCAACAAGGGGATCAAGAGCAGTTCTGATAGGAGGAAAcaggacgatgatgacgatgattgGGACTGAGCAAAGGAACGCCACATGGACCAGATGTGGTACTACGGCGGCATAATGTTTCCGGGTGAGTCATTCGGTGAGGGCAAGCAACACACGTATCGCATTTCGGCAAGCCCGAAAAGGGGAACGGTGTGACTGGCATGTTCGTGTTCTCGTGGTGGCAATACATTGCTGATCAAGCTTTGCCTGGTAGAAACCGTGAAAGCTTAGAGCTTGTTGTCCACGTGTTCATCTGCCTGTCTAGGCCGGAGCAGCTCATGAGGTTGTATCTGTTTTTTTGCCATCCGGCTTGTCTCGGCGAGGCGCGGTTGCCGGTGGAACAACATGGTAGAGAAAGGCGGCCGGAAGTGCAAAAGCAACCGGCGATCGCCAATGTATACCAAAGTAATAATTCAGGCTGGATGATAGCCGTTACTCAAACATTGGCGCCAGTGGGAGTGTAGTGTGAAAGAGCCGGTGGCTGGTGAACGACTACTCCAACATGGTGGCGAATATCGTCATGTCGAAAGTTACTCCACACGCCGGCCATCAATGACATCAAGTCTTTACATCAAAATAGTCACATGTGAAAGCTCACCAAGGGTAAGCATGTTTGAAACTCGTTCAATGGCGTATACACCGTGTACACCTCAACAAGACTGAAGCAAAACCCTAACTTGACGCAACGCTCTGTTCAATTTCGACGCTGCCAGCTTGGCTGTCAAAGCGCAGACCATAGACACACAATTCCACAAATGTTATGCACAGCAAagacccccctttcctccaaTATTACTTCCAGCAAAGAATAAAAGTATTATATTAACCCTCTGGCCCATCCCTAAAACCCAAGAGAAGAACAGaaaacccccctccgctCACTCCTTAGACGCGCTTCAAGTTGGGGGATAATCTCATATAATGATGGTATGAATGAACTTCccactctctctctgcctgcCTGGAACGCCATAGGTATCATTTGCGCCTCACTACCCACCCctatcctcccccaccctaCAACTCCAGATTTGACAAACAGTGGAAACAAGCAAGCAATGCAACACGGAATGAAAGATGGACGCAACGGCGGTGTCATTTAAACAGCCTGTTGAATAGTAGCAAGGCGTTTAGCAGCAGCCTCGGCCGCAAATGCTGCCACGAACGGCGCCGCGACCTCGTTGCCGCAGGCGGATATGTGAATGTGGTTATCGCCGCGGGCGGCGTACCCAAGTATCATGCGGTGAGGGTGGAAAGCGGTTGTCGCGATGGGTGTTAACTTGAGCCCGGCGGTGAAGCTAGTCGATGGTTCCAGACGCGACAGCTCGTGGCCGTCAAAGTCGAAGACCTTGACCAAGTGGGCGGATGTGCCACTGTGAAAAAGAATTAGTAAAAATTCTTCAGATGGTTGTGATAtgcaggaaaaaaaaaacctacACAGCAAACACAGGCAAATGCTCATGAGTGCTTGCCGTCCTGAGCACATCCTTCGTAGCCTGGAACACCTTCAGAGGATTCTCTATGCGAATATCCCATAACCGGACTTTGCCATTCCTGCTCGCCGACAGCAACTCGCGCTGTCCGCCACGCTGCATATGCACTGATCGCACCCACTGCCTGCTGTCATCCTTCCATTTGCGCACCATGCTCTCCTGCGGTCTGTTTCTCGTGTCAAAGACACGAATAGCGCCATCTCCAAACCCAGCAATGAAGATGTTGCCTGTCATCTGATCAGAAGTCAAAGATGTAACACAAGATCCGGAACGGGCTGGGATCTCATGCGAGCACATCTCGTGGCCTGCGTTCCATATCCGGATAACACGCTCGTCTCCTGCCACGAGGACCTGGCCATTGACCTGCTGCCAGTCAAAGACCATGCCTGAGTTGACATTGGACGGCACCATGTGCGTCAAGGCACGCCATGAAGAGGCAAGCTCAACACCTTCATCACTGTCGTAGTTCCGGTAGATGCGAATGACACCATCCGAAGACCCACTCATGAGAAGAGCCTGATCATCTTCATTGATGAACTTCATGTCCGAGATCTTCGACCCCTCAGGGTTGCCATTGGAGAAGTGACTCTTGCGGGTGCCATTCTTCCAATCCCAGACTGTTACCGTATTTCCATCATCTGCAACGGCAACATGGTCCTCGAATTGATGAAACGACATCTTGGCCGGCTGTGCACCATTGTTGATGATACCGATCTGGTTGTTCCACTTGTGGGTTCCCGCCTGTGCTTTCTGGGGCTGTGTCTCTCTAAGAACAGCCTCATTGCGAGATCGACGCCAGAGTCGTTCATTGTACTCGTGACTGCCGGGCTCCTCGGCTTCAGCGAGCTTCATCTGCGGTTCCCGGAAATATTCCGTCGACCAGTCCAAGAATGTGCTCTCCAGGGGAAGCTTGGGCACCTCAGTCAAGCTGCGCTCCCGATACCCTGCGCAAAGCGGTTCGTTCGCAATATGATAATTGGCTGGCGAAGTCACTTGGTCGTTTTGCTCGGGCGGGGCATTCTCGAGATTAGGTCCTTTGCGGCTTCTATGAGAAAGGGTTCTGGACAGTCCTGGATTTGTGGCCTTTGGCAGTCCTGGAGTTAGGGGAGGGTTTGTGAGTCCCGCCGGCGTGTTCTCTTTGAGTAACGGCCCAAACAGATAGCTCGCCGTTCTCTTGAGAAGCCCAGGGGACGGCATAGGTTGCGCCATAGCAGTGTGTGTGCCAAGCACGCTGCTTCTCTGGCTCATATCACCCCTCGACACTTTTCTAGCGCGTCTGAGGATTTCATCCATGAGACTCTGCGCCTGCGGCCCCACGGGGGAGTGTAGCAGGGCATGATGGACGTAGTCCAGAATAATGGTAGCATCCCTTTGAACTTCAGGGTGCGGGTCGACACTCAGGATGTCGATGTGCTTCCAGCAGGCTGCAAAAATCGAGTCGTGAGCGACACCAAAAACAATGGGTCTGATGGTGCCATCCGCCTCCCGATTTTCCTTTCTGGCGTAATGCAAGCCCATCTTGTGATCCAAGCCGTCCTCCGCTGGTGGGTGGAGCATGtattccttctcctccaacagtTGCTCATAAGCAGCAACCAAGAACTTGTGTTCGTACCGCAGCACGAACTTGGAGAAGAAAACAAGCAATTCCTTGCGGACAACCGGACTGCCGTCTGTGGCCAGTTCGAGCATGGTCCAAGCGATGCCTTCCTCAATCCTTGCGACTTCATCTGTGAGGTCGGGAATGCCAAGGAAGGTGGTCATGGCATGGGCCATGGCAGCGCGAACCTCGGGGAATGGGTCCTTGATTAAGAATGCTAGCTTGAGGTGAGCGTTCTCACGGATTCCCCGCCATTTGGCTTCTGGAAGATCTCTCCATAACTGGCTGATGCAGAGACACGACCACTGCCGCAATAGCGGGTCTTCGGAATGAGTGACATGGTGCAAGCAGTATTTCATGATGTCGGTCGAATTGCACACAACCTGACCCGGCTTGAAACCCTTGCAAAGCATAGCCAAGATGAAGGCGCACATGGCCTTGTGAGACGTCTGGACAATGGTGCCGTTGACCAGAATCGTCTCTTGGGGCTTCAGAATGTCGGCAAAGTAGTTGTACCCATTATCTTTGATCAAGTCTTGCTGGCATGAGATGTCAACGGCTAGGATGCGCGCCCAGATGAAGACGAGCACCGGTTTGAGATCCTGTGCGACAGACTGGAGCAGTTTCAGGACATAAGGAAAGATGCCGATACTGAGCGCAAGCTGAACGGCCCATGGTCCAAGGTCCAAAAACCTAGTAAGTAGGATCAAGGCTCTAAGTCGGTGTTGCTGGCTTAGTAAAACCTGTAGGACCACCGGGAGTTGTTCGGGTGGCTTTTGGGATTGTGCATCACCTCGACAGAGGTAAATCTCGAAAGCGGTGAGCTGCTCCGTGAAGAAAGTCGAGTTGACATACTCGTAGGGAGTACCGTCGagctccttcctctccagcatTGGGAGCTGGGCCAGAGCCATGTCAACGGCGAGATCCCAACTATCCCAGAGAGGATGTTGACGGGTATCCGGCAGTTCGGGATATGACTGCGGATGACAGCCATACACAGGCATAATGCGCTGCGCCAGGAGAAACGCTCGGAAGAGTGCCGCGACTGGGGATAGCTGGGTCAGAATAGTACTACTCCGGAAAGCGCGATATTGACTTACCAACTAAATCTTGTCTGAAGAACATGCGGAAGAGCTGACGAGGAAGGGTCGTCCACGCAATGGTATCAGTGATAGCTGTGAAGATCCAGTGAAGTTCCCCAAGCGGAGTCCTACGCTCTTGAAGTCGGCCCGATAACTTGCGAGCTCGCTCTGGAGTCAGATTGGTCTTTAATGGATGTTGCAACACAAAAAACCAAAGAGCCATCTCAACTGGCGTGGTGAGACAACAGGTGAAAAGATCAGCCGGTAGCTGGGGGTTCGTTGGGAGGTTTTCCTTTGTGCCGCAGGCAGCTAGGTGGATATATGGCCGGTAGTTCTGCCTTTCGCAATTTGGATCCTTCTgcctcacctccttctcctcctcctcatgtTTGTCCACGAACTTGTGGTAGTTGGTCAGAATGTTGCCCGCCTCTGAACAATCCCAGACGAAAACCGTGGGAGCCTGTAGCCATTGCTGGAGATCGTACAGTGACACAGGAATGTACTGAGTGTAATTTTTGTTGAACACCCAGATTTCACCAGAAGTCGTCGGCTTGGGAACTCCGTGTCCATTGTAATGAAATAGAATCCGCTCGTCCTTGGCATTCCGCCGGAGAGAAACACAAAACTTCTTCGTCTCTTCAATCGAAGGGTCCAGGTATTGCTTGTACCGGGTCCGGAAAGCGATCGACTCATACtgggtttggagggcttTGCCAATGTTCTCCAGGGCCTTGTTTGTTGGGGGAACAGTTGGATCTTGCCAAGCTTCAAGCTTTGCACCAGGCACGGTTCGCAACTGATCAGGAGGCTCAACCCCTATATTGAGACATACTGCAATGGCTGCGGACACCGTCTTGAGACGATCACGCATTCGCCAATCCTGGATCTCGAAAGCGGGTGTTTTGGGCTTGCCGGTTGTCTCATGTCGTTTATCAGTAAAATACATGTACCAGTTCTGAAGCCAGTGTTAGTCAATGCCTCTACGTTGTCCATATAGGTTGCTTGATGTGGGAGCTGAgacaaaaataaaaacagACAATAGGGGGTAGCATATGATATAGCACATAGACGCCAAAGTCAATGACATGAGCTACTGTCCCCGAAGAGCGCACTACTGGCCCACTGTCGCAAGACTAACGACATAGGATGGAACGGACAGGAAGCCAATGGCttgaaagaaaagaaataaaaCTTACATTGGCGAGTTGGGATATTATGGCCTTTGATTGATAGTGGTCCTCGAAACCATGCCTCGCACCCCACTCTTGAATGTCCTCTTCCACAACAGTCTCGGCGTCTTCCATCCGGATTCCATGCTCGCTCTTGGACCGCAGTAATGGGGGTTTTACTGGTCTGGAGACAACACCGTTCGTCTCAagctcgtcttcgtcatcggtATGTTGACCGTTGACATGCTTGTCTCCCGGAGCACTCGAGGGCCGTCGAGCAGCAGAGGTTGGTGAAATGGATCTATGCCGACCATTTGTCGTTGGGTGGGCAGACCTTAAAGCGGAACTTCCAGGGGACTCGGAATGACCGAAACCATCGCCTTCGTTCCGCAAAGAAGAATATCCGGCAACTTGCGCGCGCGGTTGCGCCTGTGCCATGAGTTGAGCGTTCTGTCGGGAGAGCGAACTCAGGGCTGTGCTTGAACCGGTAGCAGCTGCTTGTCCTTGCTGTCTGACGGGTGCGGGGCCATTAAAGCCGGCGGTGTTGTTAACCCTCGAGATCTGGGCTGCGTGTTGCCGATGACCCTCggcaggctggggaggagtcgAAAGAGAAAGGGCCGTCATGGTCGATATCTTTACCGGCGGCGGGCCACCATCGTTCTCGAAGGTAGCTGTCGGTAAAGGTTGAAAAGGTCGGAGTTGAAAGAAGTGGGTGGGCGAACCACAGCGCTGGGGTGGCTGttatgtggtggtggtgagttggATGGAGATCGGGGCCAGTGATGGGGCTGCAATGGCGACGTCAACACGGATCATGAACCTGCGCTTATGCCCACGCCTCTGCCACTGTGTGCGACTGCGACAGGTTTGCAATGATCAGCTCTCAGCTCACATGCGCTGGGCCGTTTGGATTCGAGCTCTCGCAAACTCACAAGCACAATGCACTCTGGCTACTCGGTCTTgtcttcttcagcctcaacagccagGCCGTTGTTATGTCTTGGTTTGAGGTCAACAGCTCAGTGACAATGCAGAGGTGGACAACATCCGCAGTCGATAGCCGCGGGCAGCTTCTTGGCTCCGTAGGTGGGCTTGCAGCCAGAACCTCACCGCCCAAAGTGGAGCCGGAGTTCACTAATGTTGGCTGGTGCACGGTCCCTCCGCAGCAGGTGTTCAACTTCTCGTCAGCCTCGTCCAATGGCTGCAGCTGCGATTACATACAACACAGCTTCTGCTCACGTGACGCTTCTTGAGAGCACTGATGGAAAGAGCAAGCAAATTGCTGCTTTCTAAATGATCTGATTGGCTTTCGTGTACTCTTTTCTCCTCGTGGATACTGTGAGAGGTTTACACAGTTGCTCTTATCACTCACTTCCTCGAGGCTCTGTTTATCTAATGATTGTATTACATTCGATGACTCGCCTCTTTGTTCCTTCCCTTTGCCTACCTATGGTAAGTGTCCATCTATATTTCTCTCCCACCTGGGGAGGCCTTCCTATCCTttgttgtcttgttgttTATGGGACTTGTTTGTGCAGCAGTTACCTTTTCTGTTGTGTTGTCATTCCCTCTGAGCATTCTCTAACGCAGCGTACATTTACACTTGAACGGTTATGTGTCGTCTCGTTCTCAGGAAGATTTACACAACTTGCAAACTCTTCTACAAAATATCAACCGACCTAACAATTTTCCCCCGAGATCATTGCTTACTCATGGTGCTCATGTGGTGGTTCTGTGCCCCTGATGTGCACCAAAGAACGGAAAGCTTGGAGAAACATGAAACATCATCCATAACCTGGAAGCTGGGGTCCGAAATAGGACGAATGCAACGCTAGGACGCATGGACACGGAGCGAGCAACAAGACTGAATATGAAATCTTGCGAGATTTTGTTGATGATCGCAGCTTCATGCGTGCGAGACATTTTTCAAGGAGATGATGCACGTCGTGTCTTCCGTAAGGGCtccctctttctttttgtcgGAAATACCCGGCTGGTGGTATAGGAGGCCCTCGAAGTGCTCCCATAATATGAGATATAGGGTAACATGCGTGCTACGGAGTACCTGCCTGTAGGAAGAGTTTGAGACTACACTAGTGGCCATGTATGATGATTTGCAGCAAGAGGGGCACTTCTGCATGTGCTGACCCAACCTCCACAGCAAAAGGTCGACCCTGGTATCATCTTGCCTTGGGTAATTCTGTTGGTTACACGGTAAAGCTTCAAGGGCAAAAGGAAGAGACTCCGACACCCCGCGATCTTCACCTTTAGCCTATCCTCACCAGCTCATGGTTGATATTCGAGATGTGTATTTGTGCCATTTTATTCAGTTTACATGAGACTGAATCCCGGACGAAAGAGGCGGACGAACAAAAGATCAACATCAGTTTCGCCGGCAAATATTAATAGAATCGGCTGACAGTGCCTCTCGTCTGCTTTGCTGTGCCGGTTGGTGCTAATCGAAGGGTGCACCCAGACCACAGAATTGCATCCCAACAACGTCGTCTTTCTGGAAATGGCCACGAGCAGCTTGAACAGAGGGTGAGCGTGAGCCCCTGAGGACGGGCTCAGGGGGTCCCAAGGGGGCGACGGGGATTGAGCAACAAGCCCGGATTGGCTGGTCTGGGAGCGAGGCGGGAGTGCCTGTATCATTCCATCCACTCAGAGACCGTCTTTGTGCTCCAGGTCTCCGCCGAGCGTCCCCGGCCGCTAGCGTAGGCGATGCCCTGCGCCAGGCGCTGATGAATTCCCACCTGCCCACGGGCATAGAACTCCTGGACACCGGACCTGCAGTTCTTTTCTCGCCAGGCTTGACCCGGTCGCATTAAACTttatctcctccacctctgtCATCCACAGACAAACCGAATCCACGGTCACGGAAAGCATCCTTCGCATATCGGGCACAGCATCTCTTTTTCTGcttgtctttctttttgctccGTTGTAGTTATCATCGCATTCGCTTGTTCAAGCGTGCACCTCCGAGGCGCTGCTCTTTCGTCCTGCTAGGTGCTGGGGGCACTTTGCTGGGCTGACCAGGGACCCCctcaaaaaataaaaaaagacagGAGGTTGAACCTGAATCTGTCCCGTCCAAAAATCGAACCCGCTGCGCCCGCTCCACCACGGCGAGCGAACCGATGCTTTCCCAGCCTTCTCGAGACACGACCGCCGACGACATTCCCGACTCCCGCACCTCTCCTCGTTGGAGCCCACGCTGCCCACCCAGCTAACTCCGCAGTCGTCCGCGTCCACCAGCTCCGttcgccctctcccacctgcAGGCTCCCGTCCGTAGCGGTCCCTGATCAATTTGCCCGGTCAATTGACGACGTGTGCCTACGCCTGCTCCTGGCGACACTGTAGTCCGGCCAGCAGTTCTACGGTGCCATTAtggccttcctcttcaagtccaagaagagtCACGACCGGTCGCTTGCCAGTCGGGATGGATCACAGGGCTCGGCGTCGGGCATGGGTGGCGCGGCGGCGCGCGTCAGAGATGAGAAGGGGTCACGATCAACACCCACTGGCAGCTTAACCTCCCTCGATGTCGACGGCAGCATTGGTAGTCCCGATCAATCTTATGCTCGCCAGCGAGGCCAGAGTCTGGACCAGCAACAACCGACACCTCCTCAGCTGCAGCAACCGCCATCGAGTGACTTACCGGTAAGCTTCCATCTCAAGCGACGTCGCAATGTGCATCAGCATCTTGTCTAACGTTGGCCATCGCAGCTGCGCAACGGTCCTCCTCCTACACAAACGGCGCCGAATCCCAATGCCTCGCTATACCCATGGTCTCAGCGCCGACTAACCTACACGTCCTCGCATCCCAGCCCGTTCCCAAGATATGGCGCCGCTGTCAATGCCGTCTCCTCGAAAGAGGGTGACATATACGTAATGGGCGGTTTGATCAACAGCTCAACAGTGAAGGGCGATCTGTGGCTCATTGAGGCCGGGGGAAACATGTCTTGCTACCCACTAGCTACAACAGCTGAGGGCCCAGGGCCTAGAGTCGGACATGCCAGTTTGCTCGTAGGGAACGCTTTCATCGTCTTTGGTGGAGACACCAAGATCGAAGAAACAGATGTTCTCGATGAGACCTTGTATCTTCTCAACACATGTGAGGCTTGCAGCTCCACCAGGTTGGCTCTATCATGCTGACAGTTTTACAGCAACGAGACAGTGGTCGAGAGCTTTACCGGCCGGACCACGACCCAGCGGACGTTATGGACACTCGCTGAATATTCTGGGGTCAAAGATATACATCTTCGGTGGTCAAGTGGAGGGTTATTTCATGAATGACCTTGCCGCTTTTGACCTGAATCAGCTGCAGATGCCCAATAACCGCTGGGAGATGCTCATGTCATCAACTGAGAGTGGTGGACCGCAGGGCAAAATCCCGCCAGCCAGAACGAACCATTCCGTGGTGACATTCAATGACAAACTTTACTTGTAAGTTTTGATGCGGGGAGATGTAGTATTCTTCATGCTAAGACTGGTTAGGTTTGGTGGTACCAATGGATACCAATGGTTCAACGACGTCTGGGCATATGATCCCGCTGTCAACACTTGGTCGCAACTAGACTGTATAGGGTACATTCCGTCTCCCAGAGAAGGCCACGCTGCTGCTATCGTCGAGGATGTCATGTACATCTTCGGCGGCaggacggaggagggtgcgGATCTGGGTGATCTTGCCGCATTCAGGATCACTTCTCGCCGCTGGTACACTTTCCAGAACATGGGCCCATCCCCCTCGCCACGATCAGGACATAGCATGACAGCAGTTGGAAAGTCCATCATTGTGGTCGGAGGAGAACCAAGCTCGGCTCAAACAGCAGTCAACGATCTCGCGCTTGTTTACTGCTTGGATACCACAAAGATTCGCTATCCCAACGACGCAGGCCCTAACCAGACTTCACCTAGAaatcaacaacgacgacctAGCGATGCCACTCCACAAGTCACCCTGAGGAATGTGTCTCCACGCGATGGTTCGAACGGCCCGCCCGATAGTCGACGCCCACCAGGAGGTCCTGGTCCCAATGGATATCGGTCACCTAATGGCACTGCTGAAGTGAGCCCGACGGGAGGACCACCAAGCGGTCCTCAAAAAGCTCGATCCGCGGGTCCTATGGGCCCAGGGGGTCCATCTGGTGCCCCTCCATCtggaccacctccccaaattCAACCGCCAAAGCCTGGCCCTCCAGGTGGAGCACCCCGGCCTGCCAGGAATGCCTCAACGGAGCGAGGCGACCAGCCCCAGGGCTCCCCAATCACATCGGCACCGCCGCAGCAGGTTGCGGCGTTGAAAGAAGGCGAAGGACTTGGCGCAACTGGCCGGCGCACTCCGATAAGTCAGAATCCTAACCCGCCTCGCTCTTCTTCAAGACAAGCTGAGGGACAGCCTGCCGATGCCGCGAGATCCAAAGCAACGAGACAAGGACGCGGGCAAGGCTCCGTAGATAGTACAACGGAGCCAGCTCTCAAGCCAGCTCCGGCTCGCCCAGcgtccccaccaccgcctacCCGACAACCCAGCAATCCTATATCTCGAAGGTCTTCCGCCCGGAACTCTCAAACGGTTACACTTCTAAAAGAGCTGGATGCCGCAAGGAACCGCAACGCATGGTACGCCTCCGAACTGGAGTTAGCGCGCAAGGCTGGCTATTCACCCAATGCGTCACTGAGCCCAATCTTGGACAGCCGTGCCGCGGAAAcatttgatgatgaagacaaACCCTTGATCGAAGCTCTTCTTGCTATGCGGCAAGAGCTTGCCAACGTACAAGCCTCGGTCGACAAGCAGGCAGTTCTGGCTGCCCGACAAATTGCTGAAGCAGAGAAGCAGCGAGACGCAGCCATTCAGGAAGCCATTTATGCCAAAGCGAAACTAGCTGCGAGGGGTGGAAGCGCCAGAAGCACACCACAGCTCGATGACAAGGAAGTAGGAGATCGTGCCAATGAGATGAGCAAGAAGCTCGCACATGCTCTCAGTGTACAAAAAGAGCTTCAAGATCAACTGGAGCGCATCAAGACCGACTTTgacgccgagaagaaggcgcgCAAACTGGCAGACGACACGGCAAATGCGGCGCAAAAGCGAATGGCAGATCTCGAGAGTTATAAGCAGCAAAACGCATCCGAAGTCGAACGGCTCAAGGCTGAGTTGCACATGGCTCAGCGTGAGGCCCGGGAACAGTCTGTTGCGGCAGCGGAAGCGGTGGCGGCTACACAAATGCTACGTGTTGAGAAGGAAGAATATGAGCAGAAGTATAATCACCTTGTTGGAAGCAATAAGGACCAGGTCGACACCTTTGAGACTTTCCGTGGCGCGCTCGCAGCTTCTGAGGAGACCAAGGCTTTGCTTGAacggaagctggaggaggaacgcgcgctcaaggagaagatcgAATCGAAGCTCAGCAAACTGAAAGCCGAGCATGAGACTCGTACAGCTGAACTTGTTTCAGCAACACAACGCTTACGAGATGCGGAAGAGCTGGCCGAGAAACATGCCAGTGAGGCAAAGCTGCAGCGCCAGGCTTTGTTGTCAGGCCTCGACAAGATGTCTGCCAAAGATGTTTCAAAATCTGACAAGGCTGATCATGACCGCATCCTTGCTCTGCAGGGTCAACTTAACGCTGCCAACGCGCTGGTAAGGAAGTATCAACAGGAGGCGGACAGTGCGGCAGACAAGCTTCGGGGAGCCGAGGAACGAATTGCAGGGCTGGAGG is drawn from Podospora pseudocomata strain CBS 415.72m chromosome 1 map unlocalized CBS415.72m_1, whole genome shotgun sequence and contains these coding sequences:
- the PLP2 gene encoding Proteolipid protein 2 (BUSCO:EOG09264873; EggNog:ENOG503NYDG; COG:T); translated protein: MAAPMDQRIAVPIDDPNADTEWNEILRKHKIIPEKPPSPTPMIQEAILEARRLAHENRLEGKDLSDLDSLEDEEDEDFLESYRQKRLQELSALSKKSIHGSVYPLSKPDYQRDVTEASNNGPVFVHLASSLSTNVESRVLGQLWRQAAEEYGDIKFCEMPANRAIEGYPEKNCPTILVYKNGDIVKQIVTLMTVGGPRMSMLELDNLLVEVGAVKENDMRVLKRRREAEDAEEERIVNKGIKSSSDRRKQDDDDDDWD
- the KOG1 gene encoding Target of rapamycin complex 1 subunit kog1 (EggNog:ENOG503NUIX; BUSCO:EOG092609RF; COG:D); its protein translation is MTALSLSTPPQPAEGHRQHAAQISRVNNTAGFNGPAPVRQQGQAAATGSSTALSSLSRQNAQLMAQAQPRAQVAGYSSLRNEGDGFGHSESPGSSALRSAHPTTNGRHRSISPTSAARRPSSAPGDKHVNGQHTDDEDELETNGVVSRPVKPPLLRSKSEHGIRMEDAETVVEEDIQEWGARHGFEDHYQSKAIISQLANNWYMYFTDKRHETTGKPKTPAFEIQDWRMRDRLKTVSAAIAVCLNIGVEPPDQLRTVPGAKLEAWQDPTVPPTNKALENIGKALQTQYESIAFRTRYKQYLDPSIEETKKFCVSLRRNAKDERILFHYNGHGVPKPTTSGEIWVFNKNYTQYIPVSLYDLQQWLQAPTVFVWDCSEAGNILTNYHKFVDKHEEEEKEVRQKDPNCERQNYRPYIHLAACGTKENLPTNPQLPADLFTCCLTTPVEMALWFFVLQHPLKTNLTPERARKLSGRLQERRTPLGELHWIFTAITDTIAWTTLPLAALFRAFLLAQRIMPVYGCHPQSYPELPDTRQHPLWDSWDLAVDMALAQLPMLERKELDGTPYEYVNSTFFTEQLTAFEIYLCRGDAQSQKPPEQLPVVLQVLLSQQHRLRALILLTRFLDLGPWAVQLALSIGIFPYVLKLLQSVAQDLKPVLVFIWARILAVDISCQQDLIKDNGYNYFADILKPQETILVNGTIVQTSHKAMCAFILAMLCKGFKPGQVVCNSTDIMKYCLHHVTHSEDPLLRQWSCLCISQLWRDLPEAKWRGIRENAHLKLAFLIKDPFPEVRAAMAHAMTTFLGIPDLTDEVARIEEGIAWTMLELATDGSPVVRKELLVFFSKFVLRYEHKFLVAAYEQLLEEKEYMLHPPAEDGLDHKMGLHYARKENREADGTIRPIVFGVAHDSIFAACWKHIDILSVDPHPEVQRDATIILDYVHHALLHSPVGPQAQSLMDEILRRARKVSRGDMSQRSSVLGTHTAMAQPMPSPGLLKRTASYLFGPLLKENTPAGLTNPPLTPGLPKATNPGLSRTLSHRSRKGPNLENAPPEQNDQVTSPANYHIANEPLCAGYRERSLTEVPKLPLESTFLDWSTEYFREPQMKLAEAEEPGSHEYNERLWRRSRNEAVLRETQPQKAQAGTHKWNNQIGIINNGAQPAKMSFHQFEDHVAVADDGNTVTVWDWKNGTRKSHFSNGNPEGSKISDMKFINEDDQALLMSGSSDGVIRIYRNYDSDEGVELASSWRALTHMVPSNVNSGMVFDWQQVNGQVLVAGDERVIRIWNAGHEMCSHEIPARSGSCVTSLTSDQMTGNIFIAGFGDGAIRVFDTRNRPQESMVRKWKDDSRQWVRSVHMQRGGQRELLSASRNGKVRLWDIRIENPLKVFQATKDVLRTASTHEHLPVFAVGTSAHLVKVFDFDGHELSRLEPSTSFTAGLKLTPIATTAFHPHRMILGYAARGDNHIHISACGNEVAAPFVAAFAAEAAAKRLATIQQAV